A single region of the Lycium barbarum isolate Lr01 chromosome 2, ASM1917538v2, whole genome shotgun sequence genome encodes:
- the LOC132628631 gene encoding uncharacterized protein LOC132628631, with protein sequence MLAQHDEDGKKEHAIYYLSKKFTSCEARYTLVGKTCCSLTWIAQKLRHYLSVFTTHLISRMDPLRYIFRQPMPVGKLAKRQMLLSEFDIVYIAQKAIKGQAMADLLAESPVNDEHKPLRTFFPKDEVLAMEEDLTEPYKGWRLFFDGAVKYKGSGIGAMLISKTGQHDLMAAKLNFRCTNHMTEYEAYLKMAFDMNISELLVIGDSDLLINQVKGSWVTKNDRILPYVNLVQRLCGRFKNIDFRYNLRAKNEFADSLAIIASMIQHPESTHIDPLEITISEEQAHCAHITAKPYGQPWYAHIKTYLEKEEYPIDSSAKQKKTVKILANGFFLNKEVLYKRRPDLGLLRCMDAEEATKLLKEVRAGACGPHMNGFVHARKILRTGYYWMTMEHDSCKFMQKYHQF encoded by the coding sequence ATGCTGGCCCAACATGATGAGGATGGCAAAAAGGAGCATGCTATCTACtatctgagcaagaagttcacgtcCTGCGAAGCGCGGTACACGCTTGTAGGAAAGACCTGTTGCTCTCTGACTTGGATCGCTCAGAAGCTGAGACACTACTTGTCGGTGTTCACCACCCACCTTATATCGCGAATGGATCCTCTAAGATACATCTTCCGGCAACCGATGCCTGTGGGAAAGTTGGCTAAAAGGCAGATGTTGCTTAGTGAATTCGACATTGTATACAtagcacaaaaggcaatcaaaggacaagccatGGCCGACTTGCTGGCAGAAAGCCCCGTCAACGACGAACATAAGCCtttacggactttcttcccaAAGGATGAGGTACTAGCTATGGAAGAAGATTTAACAGAACCATACAAAGGATGGAGGTTATTCTTTGACGGGGCGGTCAAATACAAAGGATCAGGCATTGGAGCAATGCTTATATCAAAAACAGGACAACACGATCTGATGGCTGCGAAGCTCAACTTTAGGTGCACTAACCACATGACAGAGTATGAAGCATACCTCAAGATGGCATTTGACATGAACATATCGGAGCTGTTGGTAATCGGGGACTCCGATTTACTCATAAATCAGGTAAAAGGGAGTTGGGTGACCAAAAATGACAGGATACTCCCGTATGTGAATCTGGTGCAGAGACTCTGTGGCAGGTTCAAGAACATTGACTTCAGGTATAACTTGAGGGCCAAAAATGAGTTTGCGGACTCGTTGGCTATAATAGCCTCCATGATCCAGCACCCCGAAAGCACTCACATCGACCCTTTAGAGATCACCATAAGTGAAGAACAGGCTCACTGTGCCCACATCACGGCCAAGCCATATGGCCAACCATGGTACGCCCACATCAAGACGTACTTGGAAAAGGAAGAATACCCCATAGATAGTTCAGCAAAGCAGAAGAAGACCGTCAAAATACTGGCCAACGGTTTCTTCCTGAACAAGGAGGTGTTGTACAAAAGAAGGCCCGACCTCGGTTTACTCAGGTGTATGGACGCCGAAGAGGCCACAAAATTGCTGAAAGAGGTGCGCGCAGGGGCATGCGGCCCTCACATGAACGGATTCGTCCATGCAAGGAAAATCCTAAGGACAGGttactactggatgaccatggagcatgactcGTGCAAATTTATGCAGAAATACCATCAATTCTAG